One segment of Haloplanus natans DSM 17983 DNA contains the following:
- a CDS encoding methyl-accepting chemotaxis protein produces the protein MDAILDRYQRALWGSMDYLGVTESIERKFVAAVTIQFGAAVLLAVLPFVLAGTVRAVVTAALLGGAAVALGNTLLIARRDFVAPVRELEAAATTIAAGELDAAEVTVEDQADEIGSLVRAFDGMRASLETVSAQADALAAGAFDDSVLDEAVPGSFGDDLDRMTDNLRANTRELEALTEHLERTADEYGDVMAAAAAKDLSVRMEPDDESPAMAAIARSFNEMLDDLEATVGEVSAFADTVSERTVDTAADLDEVARASEETSEATGDIAADAETQREQLQRIVAEMSDLSATVEEIAASAEGVAEVATRTADRGDEAQEAAGEALDRMDAIESRATETMARLSELDDRMDRMGTIVATISDIAERTNLLALNASIEAAHSGEGADGFAVVADEVKSLAEEAQAEATDVQEIIDGIQSQTETAVEGMRRTTEEVSDAVETVEAAIDSLDRIVELAHETDEGMREITDATDQGAASTEETVATLERIETTSQETATEATDLAEAATAQADSLDDTSTRVHELADQAETLIDLLDEFALDTAGRPAAADTRAAADAD, from the coding sequence ATGGACGCGATACTGGACCGCTACCAACGAGCCCTCTGGGGGTCGATGGACTACCTCGGCGTCACCGAATCGATCGAGCGGAAGTTCGTCGCCGCCGTGACGATTCAGTTCGGCGCCGCGGTTCTGCTCGCCGTCCTGCCGTTCGTCCTGGCCGGGACGGTGCGTGCCGTCGTGACCGCGGCACTGCTCGGTGGCGCCGCCGTCGCCCTCGGGAACACCCTGTTGATCGCCCGTCGGGACTTCGTGGCGCCCGTCCGGGAACTGGAGGCGGCGGCGACGACCATCGCGGCCGGCGAACTCGACGCCGCCGAAGTCACGGTCGAGGACCAGGCCGACGAAATCGGCAGTCTCGTCCGCGCGTTCGACGGGATGCGCGCCTCCTTGGAGACGGTCTCCGCGCAGGCCGACGCCCTCGCCGCGGGGGCGTTCGACGACTCCGTCCTCGACGAGGCGGTGCCCGGTTCGTTCGGCGACGACCTCGATCGGATGACGGACAACCTCCGCGCGAACACGCGCGAACTCGAGGCACTGACCGAACATCTCGAACGCACCGCCGACGAGTACGGCGACGTGATGGCCGCCGCCGCGGCGAAGGACCTCTCGGTCCGGATGGAGCCCGACGACGAGAGTCCGGCGATGGCCGCCATCGCCCGCTCGTTCAACGAGATGCTCGACGATCTGGAGGCGACGGTCGGCGAGGTGTCCGCCTTCGCTGACACCGTCTCGGAGCGGACCGTCGACACCGCCGCCGACCTCGACGAGGTGGCGCGGGCGAGCGAGGAGACGAGCGAGGCCACGGGCGACATCGCCGCCGACGCCGAGACCCAGCGCGAGCAGCTCCAGCGGATCGTCGCCGAGATGAGCGACCTCTCGGCCACCGTCGAGGAAATCGCGGCGTCGGCCGAGGGCGTCGCCGAGGTGGCCACCCGCACCGCGGACCGGGGCGACGAGGCACAGGAGGCGGCCGGCGAGGCGCTCGACCGGATGGACGCCATCGAGTCACGGGCGACCGAGACGATGGCCCGGCTCAGCGAACTCGACGACCGGATGGACCGCATGGGCACTATCGTCGCCACCATCTCCGACATCGCCGAGCGGACGAACCTCCTCGCCTTGAACGCCTCCATCGAGGCGGCCCACTCCGGCGAGGGGGCGGACGGCTTCGCCGTCGTCGCCGACGAGGTCAAAAGCCTCGCGGAGGAGGCACAGGCGGAAGCGACGGACGTTCAGGAGATCATCGACGGCATCCAGTCCCAGACCGAGACGGCCGTCGAGGGGATGCGCCGGACGACCGAGGAGGTATCCGACGCGGTCGAGACGGTCGAGGCCGCCATCGACTCGCTCGACCGGATCGTCGAACTCGCCCACGAGACCGACGAGGGGATGCGGGAGATCACCGACGCGACCGACCAAGGGGCCGCCTCGACCGAGGAGACCGTCGCCACGCTCGAACGGATCGAGACGACGAGTCAGGAGACGGCCACGGAGGCCACCGATCTCGCCGAGGCCGCGACGGCCCAGGCCGACTCGCTCGACGACACCTCGACGCGCGTCCACGAGTTGGCCGACCAGGCCGAGACGCTCATCGACCTGCTCGACGAGTTCGCGCTCGATACGGCGGGCCGGCCGGCGGCGGCCGACACCCGGGCCGCCGCCGATGCCGACTGA
- a CDS encoding alpha-hydroxy-acid oxidizing protein, with amino-acid sequence MSELGSGYGTRRVNELYRRGTLDGDPPDFPVSYDDLRTAALEAMSPEGRAYVAGGAGNDETFERGQDFSAWRIVPRMLRDVESRDLSTTVVGQEFPVPIALTPLGIQSLLHERAEHATAEAAADVGVPTVLSSLSSTPMEAVADALGSTPKWFQFYWSSDERIARSFLTRAEDAGYDAIVVTVDAPILGWRERLIERGYYPFLEGDGVANYFSDPAFRDRLDAPPEEDTEAAVEEFLDIFGDASLTWDDLSFVRDHTDLPIVVKGVLDPRDAELAVEHGVDAVGVSTHGGRQVDGSITALEALPEIAAAVGGEVDITFDSGVRRAADAYKAIALGADLVMLGRPYAYGLAAGGADGVRTVLRNLLAEFDLTMGLSGRRAVDDIGRDAVRHASTLAPERSGRR; translated from the coding sequence ATGTCAGAGCTCGGCAGCGGGTACGGCACACGGCGAGTCAACGAACTCTACCGCCGCGGCACGCTGGACGGCGACCCGCCGGACTTCCCCGTCTCGTACGACGACCTCCGGACGGCCGCTCTCGAAGCGATGTCGCCGGAGGGACGGGCGTACGTCGCAGGGGGTGCCGGGAACGACGAAACCTTCGAACGTGGACAGGACTTCTCCGCGTGGCGCATCGTCCCGCGGATGCTCCGCGACGTCGAGTCACGCGACCTCTCGACGACGGTCGTGGGTCAGGAGTTCCCGGTCCCCATCGCGCTCACGCCGCTCGGCATCCAGTCGCTGCTCCACGAGCGGGCCGAACACGCGACCGCGGAGGCCGCCGCCGATGTCGGCGTGCCGACGGTCCTCTCCTCGCTCTCGTCGACGCCGATGGAGGCGGTCGCCGACGCGCTCGGATCGACCCCGAAGTGGTTCCAGTTCTACTGGTCCTCGGACGAGCGCATCGCCCGGAGTTTCCTGACGCGGGCCGAGGACGCCGGCTACGACGCCATCGTCGTCACCGTCGACGCCCCGATCCTGGGCTGGCGCGAACGACTGATCGAGCGCGGGTACTACCCCTTCTTGGAGGGCGACGGCGTCGCGAACTACTTCTCCGACCCCGCGTTCCGCGACCGACTCGACGCGCCGCCCGAGGAGGACACCGAGGCGGCCGTCGAGGAGTTCCTCGACATCTTCGGCGACGCCTCGCTCACGTGGGACGACCTCTCGTTCGTCCGCGACCACACCGACCTCCCCATCGTCGTCAAGGGCGTCCTCGACCCGCGTGACGCCGAACTGGCCGTCGAACACGGCGTCGACGCGGTCGGCGTCTCGACACACGGCGGCCGGCAGGTCGACGGCTCGATCACGGCTCTCGAAGCGCTGCCGGAGATCGCCGCGGCGGTCGGCGGCGAGGTCGACATCACCTTCGACAGCGGCGTGCGCCGCGCCGCGGACGCGTACAAGGCGATCGCCCTCGGCGCCGATCTGGTCATGCTGGGCCGCCCCTACGCGTACGGACTGGCCGCCGGCGGCGCCGACGGCGTCCGGACGGTGCTCCGGAACCTCCTCGCGGAGTTCGACCTGACCATGGGGCTGTCCGGTCGCCGGGCGGTCGACGACATCGGCCGCGACGCCGTCCGGCACGCGTCGACGCTCGCCCCGGAGCGATCCGGACGGCGCTGA
- a CDS encoding NAD(P)H-binding protein — protein MRVLVVGATGFVGGRLVESLRSAGHEVVAFSRSASRSSFPDDVEIFEGDLADPASLEGLCEGIDAAYYLIHSLTAKNFAELDRAYARRFREVASAAGVDRVVYLSGISGDERNLSPHLASRREVESVLEAGNFDLTVLRAAIIIGAGSASFRIVDDLTDRLPVMTVPKWVSTPCQPIGIDDAVAYLIGVLDVEETRGGIYDIGAPEVWSYKSLLKLTAEEKGKRVFIVPVPVMSPGLSSHWLRLTTDVQYAIARPLAESMRNPVTVDPGRDLQSVVPIEQTPVKAAVHQALADG, from the coding sequence ATGCGTGTCCTCGTCGTTGGCGCAACCGGGTTCGTCGGTGGCCGACTCGTCGAGTCGTTGCGCTCGGCCGGCCACGAAGTCGTCGCCTTCTCTAGGAGTGCGAGTCGGTCGAGCTTTCCGGACGATGTCGAGATATTTGAAGGCGACCTCGCTGATCCGGCATCGCTGGAGGGCCTTTGTGAGGGAATCGACGCGGCTTACTACCTCATTCACTCGCTGACAGCCAAGAATTTCGCGGAGCTGGACCGAGCGTATGCCCGCCGGTTCCGAGAGGTGGCGTCGGCGGCCGGCGTCGACCGGGTGGTCTACCTGAGCGGCATCAGCGGCGACGAGCGGAACCTCTCGCCACACCTCGCCTCCCGTCGCGAAGTTGAGTCGGTCCTCGAAGCGGGGAACTTCGATCTGACCGTCCTCCGAGCGGCGATTATCATCGGTGCCGGCAGCGCGAGCTTCCGCATCGTCGACGACCTCACCGACCGGCTGCCCGTGATGACGGTCCCGAAGTGGGTGAGTACGCCGTGTCAGCCGATCGGGATCGACGACGCCGTCGCCTATCTCATCGGCGTCCTCGACGTTGAGGAGACCCGTGGCGGGATCTACGATATCGGCGCGCCGGAAGTGTGGTCCTACAAGTCTCTCCTGAAGCTGACTGCCGAGGAGAAAGGCAAACGCGTGTTTATCGTGCCGGTGCCAGTGATGTCGCCGGGCCTCTCTTCGCACTGGCTCCGATTGACGACGGACGTTCAGTATGCCATCGCCCGCCCGCTGGCTGAGAGTATGCGGAACCCCGTGACGGTCGACCCCGGCCGGGACCTGCAGTCAGTCGTTCCGATCGAGCAGACGCCGGTCAAGGCGGCAGTCCACCAGGCGCTGGCGGATGGCTGA
- a CDS encoding GmrSD restriction endonuclease domain-containing protein: MFNNVLEQGPKQVLEPAQELIDDHYPLFPTTELLDTIEREDDSFELTYQRLGAILEDIDYTSSSARLYLLLSRLYTDRIGGVVPLDEIENDESDTQPVQIDHIYPQDGLRYDSESDDDSPLDDVNDEVRADCAEYRHSLANLQLIPENQEKSNRDPSNWLARDREYDRLRERINRHHLPFDDPEDYEYARFGEFCKKRGRAITYLLLLGNRIPLSGDKPTLVSPRSRATTSTD; this comes from the coding sequence GTGTTCAACAACGTGCTAGAACAGGGACCGAAGCAGGTCTTAGAGCCCGCACAGGAATTGATCGACGATCACTATCCGCTGTTCCCGACAACGGAGCTACTCGACACAATCGAGCGTGAGGACGACTCGTTCGAACTGACCTACCAACGACTCGGTGCAATCCTCGAGGATATCGACTACACCAGCAGCAGTGCTCGGCTCTACCTACTCCTGTCGCGACTGTACACCGACCGAATCGGTGGTGTCGTCCCCCTTGACGAGATTGAGAACGATGAAAGCGATACGCAACCGGTCCAGATTGATCACATCTATCCACAGGACGGGCTCCGCTACGATTCAGAGAGCGACGACGATAGCCCACTAGACGATGTCAACGACGAGGTTCGAGCTGACTGTGCTGAGTACAGACATTCTCTCGCGAACCTCCAGCTGATCCCGGAGAATCAGGAGAAATCTAATCGCGATCCATCTAACTGGCTCGCACGGGACAGAGAATATGACCGACTGCGCGAACGGATCAACCGACATCACCTACCGTTCGACGACCCCGAAGACTACGAATACGCAAGGTTCGGGGAGTTCTGTAAGAAACGCGGGAGGGCGATCACATACCTCCTTCTTCTTGGGAATCGCATTCCCTTATCCGGTGACAAGCCGACACTCGTTAGTCCACGGAGCCGTGCTACCACGTCTACGGACTGA
- a CDS encoding DUF262 domain-containing protein, which yields MLRSNNKTSSPETTPDSESPLSLYGRLVTKEQDNVADPPVVIPSLQREFCWGRKQITTLFDSLLRGLPIGSLLLWHVSRDSLAETEATYEFIRRYANSSKFPATEWGSSSDRRYVRNTSAKLEDDRIGTPVNSHLTANSGSQHY from the coding sequence GTGCTAAGATCCAACAATAAAACATCTTCCCCAGAGACGACACCGGATAGCGAATCGCCGCTCTCTCTATACGGTCGGCTGGTTACAAAAGAGCAAGATAACGTTGCCGACCCTCCCGTAGTAATCCCATCGCTCCAGCGAGAGTTCTGCTGGGGCCGCAAGCAAATAACCACGCTCTTCGACTCGCTCCTCCGTGGGCTTCCAATCGGGTCACTCCTGCTCTGGCACGTCAGTCGTGACTCGCTCGCGGAGACGGAAGCGACCTACGAGTTCATCCGGCGCTACGCGAACAGCTCGAAGTTTCCTGCCACAGAATGGGGCTCGTCGAGCGATCGCAGGTACGTTCGGAACACGAGTGCGAAGCTTGAAGACGACCGGATTGGCACCCCGGTTAATTCGCACTTGACGGCCAACAGCGGCTCACAGCACTACTGA
- a CDS encoding tyrosine-type recombinase/integrase — protein MSDTPNTETTTDAQWAELAVAFGQELDPLAEYEATFQQADADPFALFTAEVLATRDIAARTREGYDRVFRQWREFMTDQGRHPACPSEGHVKGFARHELDTKDNHPDTVKEKLRKLNNAYTYWQDDPTFPHPQDYNPISLAKTKVTFADVESKEPPRIPLADLRDVLEGVTHVRNRAIIALQLKLGLRATEVCNLQLSDIDIQNADLREHYPELGSNPRLEGRQNAVYVPHDREGNKSQRPRLLPLDNELRRVLLRYLLIRPDTGGPWVFLSLTRHEQLRKQDINQPWKDAFRPEYAETEQNRAVTSHYGRHYFTTYWRVEKDLNRELIKYMRGDTAGSMSIQERGAIDEYIHTYYEDITDLYRENVFKLNV, from the coding sequence ATGAGTGACACTCCTAACACCGAGACGACGACAGACGCACAATGGGCGGAACTGGCCGTTGCGTTCGGTCAGGAGCTGGATCCGCTTGCAGAGTATGAGGCGACATTCCAGCAGGCTGATGCGGATCCCTTCGCCCTATTCACAGCCGAAGTACTGGCGACACGAGATATCGCCGCTCGAACACGCGAGGGGTACGACCGCGTCTTTCGACAGTGGCGCGAGTTCATGACTGACCAAGGTCGTCATCCAGCCTGTCCGAGTGAAGGCCATGTGAAGGGCTTCGCTCGCCACGAACTCGACACCAAGGACAACCATCCCGACACGGTGAAAGAGAAGCTCCGAAAGCTGAACAACGCCTACACCTATTGGCAGGACGATCCAACGTTTCCGCACCCCCAAGACTACAATCCTATCAGCCTCGCGAAAACCAAGGTGACGTTCGCTGACGTGGAGAGTAAGGAACCGCCACGAATCCCGCTGGCGGACCTCCGGGACGTACTGGAGGGCGTCACACACGTCCGCAACCGTGCTATCATCGCGCTCCAGTTGAAACTCGGCCTCCGGGCGACGGAAGTGTGTAACCTGCAGTTGTCGGATATCGATATTCAGAACGCCGACCTCCGGGAGCACTATCCGGAGCTCGGGTCGAATCCGCGATTGGAAGGGCGTCAGAACGCCGTGTACGTGCCGCACGACCGCGAAGGGAACAAGTCCCAGCGTCCACGCCTCCTGCCGCTGGACAACGAGCTTCGGCGTGTGCTGCTCCGATATCTGCTCATCCGACCGGATACTGGTGGGCCATGGGTGTTCCTCTCGTTAACTCGCCACGAGCAGCTCCGAAAACAGGACATCAACCAGCCGTGGAAAGATGCTTTCCGACCGGAGTACGCCGAGACGGAGCAGAATCGAGCCGTCACCAGCCACTACGGTCGCCACTACTTCACGACATACTGGCGGGTTGAAAAGGATCTGAATCGAGAGCTCATCAAGTACATGCGGGGTGATACTGCGGGATCCATGTCGATTCAAGAACGCGGTGCGATTGACGAGTACATTCACACCTATTACGAAGACATCACAGACCTATATCGCGAAAATGTGTTCAAGCTGAATGTGTGA
- a CDS encoding PKD domain-containing protein yields the protein MKNIRYTTLTILSVIMIVLAAGPAIGATTPGLPTTDYNEPPEVRPSVDTEAGTSLPAKIEFNTRGSGGIEKLVVVKRIDRDGDGYASGFQLKMVSDTRPKDPKDNGQAGRSTAKLFSVLIGGPFKKLHSFFTKDASDEFFTPGHEVSANTADGTRDIVTYRPIGPKRYFGPGEKGDETPLYVGTSREDKVWSHGSHAIEMSQFLGPGEKRTTIESIKFETCWDPEARGSLTGEDFDACLQPTDIPDQGFAEIFDSLYGTPPYIFVPDEPLKIESPEQDRTETVTVTSNVDGAVVTIDRERVGTTPWTGEVPTDVGRDGSVRVTVADRGYLPETRRMAEPRDIDTRLTKIKQPITVRTTEPGATVFVDGEVVGVTPWSGERWVEGSYDVFISADGKTPSQFTDVRAGDTISTELVDDSLITSISEPSFDDTSLNGSTDTSTTERTEDDSSEPELILSNTNLTDSQLETDLSQIQNVQLVASRFESSETTVEVGDPITLTARQSYSLFGSITAYKWSFGDGSSTGQLSTASRTHTYTSPGTYTVELTVRDGNGNTDTATRTVTVKDTLPQAAFAPSTFDSQTGESVSFDASASTDAEGPISSYRWEFGDGSTADGPTQTHTYASGGVYTIRLTVTDSIGNTDVREKEINVSVPNRPPTAAFTSSVDSQSGMVTLDASASEDDDGTITQYVWTFENGTLVTGKQVTYEAQDVDSRDIELLVVDDEGGSATITGIINNDGETRAKTTPTNTEASSSTDEQTSTETAPPSEESGEGILDALENLLQSVLDALGNLLQSDLDALG from the coding sequence ATGAAAAACATACGTTACACCACGCTAACCATCCTGTCCGTCATTATGATCGTTCTCGCTGCCGGACCGGCGATCGGAGCGACTACACCAGGTCTTCCTACCACTGATTACAACGAGCCGCCGGAGGTAAGACCATCTGTAGACACAGAAGCGGGAACGTCACTACCGGCGAAAATCGAATTCAACACACGAGGATCGGGAGGCATAGAAAAACTGGTCGTTGTTAAACGTATCGACCGTGATGGCGACGGATACGCCTCCGGATTCCAGCTCAAGATGGTCAGCGACACGCGCCCAAAAGATCCGAAAGATAACGGTCAGGCTGGGCGCTCGACGGCCAAACTATTCTCGGTCCTCATTGGCGGTCCGTTCAAGAAGCTGCACAGTTTCTTTACGAAAGACGCCTCTGACGAGTTCTTTACTCCCGGGCACGAGGTGAGCGCGAATACCGCTGACGGAACTCGTGACATCGTGACGTACCGGCCGATTGGACCGAAAAGGTATTTCGGCCCAGGAGAGAAGGGCGATGAGACACCGCTATACGTCGGAACTTCACGCGAGGACAAGGTGTGGTCACACGGCAGTCACGCCATCGAGATGTCGCAGTTCCTCGGGCCTGGCGAGAAGCGAACGACTATCGAATCGATCAAGTTTGAAACTTGCTGGGATCCCGAAGCAAGAGGTTCGCTGACAGGCGAGGATTTCGACGCCTGTCTGCAGCCGACAGACATTCCGGACCAAGGCTTCGCTGAGATTTTCGACTCACTGTATGGGACCCCGCCGTACATTTTCGTGCCCGACGAGCCACTGAAAATCGAATCCCCCGAGCAGGATCGGACAGAGACGGTGACGGTCACCTCGAACGTCGACGGAGCGGTCGTAACTATCGACAGAGAGCGGGTTGGGACGACGCCGTGGACAGGAGAGGTCCCGACAGATGTGGGGAGAGACGGCTCGGTTCGAGTTACTGTGGCCGATCGGGGGTACCTTCCCGAAACGCGCCGTATGGCCGAGCCACGCGACATTGATACTCGACTGACGAAGATCAAGCAACCGATAACGGTCCGCACCACAGAGCCTGGGGCGACCGTTTTCGTCGACGGTGAGGTTGTCGGAGTGACGCCGTGGAGTGGAGAACGGTGGGTAGAGGGGTCATACGACGTGTTCATCAGCGCTGATGGAAAGACCCCAAGCCAGTTCACAGATGTCAGGGCTGGCGATACGATCTCAACCGAACTCGTGGACGATAGTCTGATTACCAGCATCTCCGAACCGTCGTTCGACGACACATCGCTCAACGGGTCAACAGATACGTCGACGACTGAGAGGACAGAGGACGACAGCTCCGAACCGGAACTGATTCTCTCGAACACAAACCTGACCGACTCCCAGCTCGAAACGGATCTGAGCCAGATACAAAATGTCCAGCTCGTCGCTTCGCGCTTCGAGTCGAGCGAGACGACCGTTGAAGTCGGCGACCCAATCACACTGACGGCACGACAGTCATACAGTCTCTTTGGCAGCATCACAGCCTATAAGTGGTCGTTCGGCGACGGCAGCTCGACGGGACAGCTCTCGACTGCAAGCCGAACCCACACCTACACCAGTCCCGGGACGTACACGGTCGAGCTGACAGTCCGAGACGGGAACGGTAACACTGATACAGCGACGAGGACAGTAACCGTGAAAGACACCTTACCGCAAGCCGCGTTTGCCCCGAGCACGTTTGATTCGCAGACGGGCGAATCTGTGTCGTTTGATGCCAGTGCATCGACCGACGCCGAGGGACCTATCAGTTCGTATCGGTGGGAATTCGGCGACGGATCGACTGCGGACGGGCCGACGCAGACACACACCTACGCGAGTGGTGGGGTCTATACCATTCGATTGACTGTAACTGATAGCATCGGGAATACTGATGTGCGTGAAAAGGAAATTAACGTCTCTGTCCCAAATAGACCGCCCACCGCGGCGTTTACTTCATCGGTCGACAGCCAGTCCGGGATGGTAACGCTCGATGCGAGCGCCTCTGAGGATGACGACGGGACCATCACCCAGTACGTCTGGACCTTCGAAAACGGCACTCTGGTGACGGGCAAACAGGTAACCTACGAGGCCCAAGACGTTGATTCTCGCGACATCGAACTACTCGTTGTTGACGATGAGGGGGGCTCTGCGACGATAACCGGGATCATCAATAACGACGGCGAAACACGAGCCAAGACAACGCCAACGAATACGGAAGCTTCCTCGTCAACCGACGAACAGACGAGCACGGAGACTGCACCGCCAAGCGAAGAATCGGGCGAGGGGATACTCGATGCGCTTGAGAATTTGCTCCAGAGTGTTCTCGATGCACTTGGGAATTTGCTCCAGAGTGATCTTGATGCACTTGGGTAG
- a CDS encoding DUF429 domain-containing protein — protein sequence MSITVYGIDFSGSKSPGQKIWITEASMTGTPDNHLQVETVQSAADRFEATYRDEILAALRDLIRRTETAVFGLDFPFSLPQSTTGVDHWDEFLHRFANTFAGEEVEAYPGAYASNGRSKRETDFRFGGQSPMSPQVQYQVFYGLRDVLHPLVADDAVRVVPMQRRDPMKPTLLEVYPAATFGVERLYRTGYKDNSQQSRRRRRVNAEGLQAHEKMSIKDEDVERASHSDDALDSLCAAFAVRRALSDGVAREGRAIEGHIYA from the coding sequence ATGTCAATCACAGTCTACGGAATCGATTTTAGCGGGAGTAAATCACCGGGCCAGAAGATTTGGATTACCGAGGCTTCGATGACAGGCACACCAGACAATCACCTCCAGGTCGAAACCGTCCAATCTGCGGCAGATCGATTCGAAGCCACCTACCGGGATGAGATTCTTGCTGCGCTACGCGATCTGATTCGCCGGACAGAGACAGCTGTCTTCGGACTGGATTTTCCCTTTTCACTCCCACAGTCGACGACCGGAGTCGACCACTGGGACGAGTTTCTTCACCGCTTTGCAAATACCTTTGCCGGGGAGGAGGTTGAGGCCTATCCCGGTGCGTATGCATCGAACGGCCGCTCAAAGCGAGAGACTGACTTCCGATTTGGTGGGCAATCCCCGATGAGCCCCCAGGTACAGTATCAGGTCTTCTATGGGCTGCGTGACGTGCTCCACCCGCTCGTCGCCGACGATGCGGTACGAGTGGTGCCGATGCAGCGTCGAGACCCGATGAAACCGACGTTGCTGGAGGTGTATCCAGCAGCCACATTCGGCGTTGAACGGCTCTATCGGACCGGGTACAAGGACAATAGTCAGCAATCACGACGGCGTCGTCGAGTGAATGCCGAGGGGCTACAGGCCCACGAGAAGATGTCCATCAAGGACGAGGACGTCGAGAGAGCGAGTCACTCAGATGACGCCCTAGACAGCTTGTGTGCCGCATTTGCAGTCCGCCGGGCACTGAGCGACGGGGTGGCTCGCGAAGGCAGAGCTATCGAAGGGCACATCTACGCATAG
- a CDS encoding HNH endonuclease: MTDNRRMTADRFYGGVSSRLQNLRSMLTYVRDESPTRNELNQWVIENTRAGSSDAVSHHLTFLESIRLIELSDTGCELNKYGQRWLEDQTPETLYEALSSGVKGFDTILEALQEGSMTDEDIMDLLVGEFDEAQMSKPGPAIRHREWLQVLGFVEREDGVNRLTPEGRELLEAETETESEARHGTGEPTQGAVETERTRLENATDSEPQLIDDEEIYTEARRRARDTAFSELVRQAYDTTCAICGRSRETPNGNPEVEAAHIYPKQEGGADDVRNGIALCKLHHWAFDTGWLAISDEYEILVKEAPARNGYHEFKRLEDDKITLPDEEQAEPHPMFLTEHRQRHGFNDD, encoded by the coding sequence ATGACTGACAACCGCCGGATGACCGCCGATCGGTTCTACGGCGGTGTCTCCAGTCGGCTCCAAAATCTCCGGTCGATGCTCACCTACGTTCGTGACGAGTCTCCCACCCGAAACGAACTCAATCAGTGGGTCATCGAAAACACCCGAGCAGGAAGTTCGGATGCCGTCAGCCACCATCTCACGTTTCTCGAGTCAATTAGACTCATCGAGCTATCCGACACCGGGTGCGAACTTAATAAGTATGGCCAGCGGTGGCTCGAAGACCAGACACCGGAAACGCTCTACGAGGCTCTCTCATCGGGAGTGAAGGGATTCGACACTATCCTCGAAGCCCTGCAGGAGGGGTCGATGACTGATGAGGACATCATGGATCTGCTCGTCGGTGAGTTCGACGAGGCTCAGATGTCAAAGCCTGGACCTGCGATTCGACACCGGGAATGGTTGCAAGTCCTGGGGTTCGTGGAACGTGAAGATGGAGTGAATAGACTCACCCCTGAAGGCCGCGAGTTACTGGAAGCGGAAACTGAAACGGAATCTGAGGCACGTCACGGGACGGGCGAGCCGACCCAGGGAGCCGTTGAAACGGAACGCACACGTCTCGAAAACGCAACGGATAGCGAACCGCAATTGATTGACGACGAGGAGATATATACTGAAGCTCGCAGACGTGCGCGTGATACGGCGTTCTCGGAGTTGGTTCGGCAAGCGTATGATACGACGTGTGCTATCTGTGGACGCAGTCGAGAAACACCGAATGGGAATCCCGAGGTCGAAGCAGCTCATATCTACCCCAAACAGGAGGGCGGAGCCGATGATGTGCGAAACGGGATTGCCCTCTGTAAGCTACACCACTGGGCCTTCGATACGGGGTGGCTCGCAATCAGTGACGAGTATGAGATTTTGGTGAAGGAGGCCCCTGCTCGGAACGGCTACCACGAATTCAAGCGGCTTGAAGACGACAAGATTACTCTTCCCGACGAAGAGCAGGCAGAGCCTCATCCGATGTTTCTCACAGAACACCGCCAACGTCACGGATTCAACGATGACTGA
- a CDS encoding DUF6884 domain-containing protein produces MTEIGLVSCVKTKQEESATPKNLYTSPYFEKMQAYAEQYHDDWWILSAKHGLLDPDGIAIEPYDETLTGARVGQKREWANRVAEQLDEEGLLSDDITLVLHAGKDYYEELLPLLEDNNVSVEIPTEGLAIGETQAWYNERL; encoded by the coding sequence ATGACTGAAATTGGACTTGTAAGCTGTGTCAAGACCAAGCAAGAGGAGTCAGCTACTCCAAAGAACCTCTACACATCACCGTATTTCGAAAAGATGCAGGCATATGCCGAACAGTACCACGACGACTGGTGGATCCTCTCGGCCAAGCACGGTCTTCTTGACCCAGACGGGATTGCTATCGAGCCCTACGACGAAACTCTCACTGGCGCAAGAGTCGGACAGAAGCGAGAGTGGGCCAATCGCGTTGCCGAACAGTTGGATGAAGAGGGGCTTCTTTCAGACGATATTACCCTCGTTCTACACGCAGGGAAAGACTACTACGAGGAATTGCTACCCCTTCTCGAAGATAACAACGTGTCTGTTGAAATCCCAACAGAGGGGTTAGCTATCGGAGAGACGCAAGCGTGGTACAACGAACGACTATGA